The genome window TTTATGAATTCATTATGATAATAATAGAAGTTAGCACTCGATACCCTTGAGTGCTAATAATTAAAATTTAGAAAGATATCAAGGAGGCTTTTTTACATGATTAAACCGCTAGGAGATCGAGTTATTATCGAGCTTGTTGAGCAAGAGGAAAAAACTGCAAGTGGAATCGTACTTCCAGATTCTGCACAAGAGAAACCACAAGAAGGTCGTGTTGTTGCAGTAGGTTCTGGTCGAGTTTTAGACAATGGAGAAAAAGTAGCACTTGAAGTTTCTGAAGGAGATCGCATCATCTACTCTAAATTTGCGGGTACTGAAGTGAAATACGAAGGTAACGAATACTTAATTCTTCGCGAAAATGACATCTTAGCTGTCGTACAATAAGAACGTTTTTTAACATACTTAAGATATAATTTTGAGGAGGAATACTTATTATGGCAAAAGATATTAAGTTTAATGAAGACGCACGTCGCGCAATGCTTAACGGTGTAGATACATTAGCAAACGCAGTAAAAGTAACTTTAGGGCCAAAAGGTCGTAACGTTGTTTTAGATAAAAAATTCGGTTCTCCACTAATTACTAATGATGGAGTTACAATTGCAAAAGAAATCGAACTTGAAGACCCATTCGAAAACATGGGTGCACAGCTTGTATCTGAAGTTGCATCAAAAACAAATGATGTTGCTGGTGATGGTACAACAACTGCAACCGTTTTAGCACAAGCAATGATTCGTGAAGGATTGAAAAACGTAACATCTGGTGCAAACCCTGTGGGTATCCGCCGTGGTATTGAAAAAGCTGTAACAGCTGCTGTAGAAGAGTTGCACGCAATTTCACAACCAGTTGAAAACAAAGAATCAATCGCACAAGTTGCTGCTATTTCAGCATCTGACGAAGAAGTTGGACAATTAATCGCAGAAGCTATGGAACGTGTTGGCAGTGATGGTGTTATTACAATTGAAGAATCTAAAGGATTCAATACGGAATTAGATGTAGTAGAAGGTATGGAATTTGATCGTGGCTATGCTTCACCTTATATGGTTACAGACCAAGACAAGATGGAAGCAGTACTTGAAAATCCATACATCTTAATTACAGATAAGAAAATTGCAAATATCCAAGAAATCCTTCCAGTGTTAGAACAAGTTGTTCAACAAGGTAAACCACTTCTATTAATTGCTGAAGATGTTGAAGGTGAAGCACTTGCAACATTAGTTGTAAACAAACTTCGTGGAACATTCAACGCGGTAGCTGTTAAGGCACCTGGATTCGGTGACCGTCGTAAAGCAATGCTTGAAGATATCGCAATCCTTACTGGTGGAGAGGTTATCACAGAAGAACTAGGATTAGATCTTAAGGCTACAACAATTGAACAATTAGGTAGCGCATCTAAAGTTGTCGTAACGAAAGAAGCTACAACAATTGTTGAAGGTATTGGAAATCCAGAAGCAATCTCTAGCCGTGTTGCACAAATCCGTGCACAAGCTGAAGAAACAACTTCTGAATTCGATAAAGAAAAATTACAAGAGCGTCTTGCTAAATTATCTGGCGGTGTAGCAGTAATTAAAGTTGGTGCTGCAACTGAAACAGAACTTAAAGAACGTAAACTTCGCATTGAAGATGCGCTTAACTCAACACGTGCTGCTGTAGAAGAAGGTATTGTAGCTGGTGGTGGTACAGCACTTCTTAACGTTTACCAAAAAGTTAGCGAACTTAGCCTAAAAGGAGACGAAGCTACAGGCGTAAGCATCGTACTTCGTGCAATCGAAGAACCAGTTCGTCAAATCGCTGAAAACGCTGGATTAGAAGGTTCTATCGTTGTAGAACGTCTAAAGCATGAAAAAGTTGGCATCGGCTTTAACGCTGAGCTTAACGAATATGTAAACATGGTTGAAGCTGGAATCGTTGACCCTGCTAAAGTAACGCGTTCTGCACTACAAAACGCAGCATCTGTAGCAGCAATGTTCCTAACTACT of Oceanobacillus zhaokaii contains these proteins:
- the groL gene encoding chaperonin GroEL (60 kDa chaperone family; promotes refolding of misfolded polypeptides especially under stressful conditions; forms two stacked rings of heptamers to form a barrel-shaped 14mer; ends can be capped by GroES; misfolded proteins enter the barrel where they are refolded when GroES binds), whose translation is MAKDIKFNEDARRAMLNGVDTLANAVKVTLGPKGRNVVLDKKFGSPLITNDGVTIAKEIELEDPFENMGAQLVSEVASKTNDVAGDGTTTATVLAQAMIREGLKNVTSGANPVGIRRGIEKAVTAAVEELHAISQPVENKESIAQVAAISASDEEVGQLIAEAMERVGSDGVITIEESKGFNTELDVVEGMEFDRGYASPYMVTDQDKMEAVLENPYILITDKKIANIQEILPVLEQVVQQGKPLLLIAEDVEGEALATLVVNKLRGTFNAVAVKAPGFGDRRKAMLEDIAILTGGEVITEELGLDLKATTIEQLGSASKVVVTKEATTIVEGIGNPEAISSRVAQIRAQAEETTSEFDKEKLQERLAKLSGGVAVIKVGAATETELKERKLRIEDALNSTRAAVEEGIVAGGGTALLNVYQKVSELSLKGDEATGVSIVLRAIEEPVRQIAENAGLEGSIVVERLKHEKVGIGFNAELNEYVNMVEAGIVDPAKVTRSALQNAASVAAMFLTTEAVVADKPEENAGGGMPDMGGMGGMGGMM
- the groES gene encoding co-chaperone GroES: MIKPLGDRVIIELVEQEEKTASGIVLPDSAQEKPQEGRVVAVGSGRVLDNGEKVALEVSEGDRIIYSKFAGTEVKYEGNEYLILRENDILAVVQ